The Ramlibacter algicola genome segment CCTTCGGAAGGTGGCCGCACGCCGCCGCCCGTCGAGTTGCCGGGCCGGCCGCACGAGCCGGAGCGGGTGCGCTAGTCGCGCGTGACGCGCAACAGTTCCTCGCGCGAGGTGATGCCCTCGCGCACGAGGCGTTCGCCGTCGTCCCGCATCAGCGTCATGCCCGCGCGTTGCGCGGCTTCGCGCACCTCGGCTTCGGAGGCGCGGTTGTGGATCATGGCGCGGATCTCGTCGTTGACGACCATCAGCTCGAAGATGCCGGTGCGGCCCTGGTAGCCGGTGTGGCCGCACTCCTCGCAGCCCGGGCCGTGGCAGTGCGAGCACAGCTTGCGCACGAGCCGCTGTGCCTGCACGCCCAGCAGCGATGAGCTGAGCAGGAACGGCTCGACGCCCATGTCGGTCAGGCGCGTGACGGCACTGGCGGCGTCGTTGGTGTGCAGGGTCGCGAGCACCAGGTGGCCGGTGAGCGAGGCCTGGATCGCGATCTGCGCCGTTTCCTGGTCGCGGATCTCGCCGATCATGATGATGTCGGGGTCCTGCCGCAGGATGGCGCGCAGCGCCTTGGCGAAGTCCAGCTCGATGCGCTCGTTCACCTGCGTCTGCCCGATGCCCGGCAGCTCGTACTCGATCGGGTTCTCCACCGTCATGATGTTGCTGCTGCCCGCGTCCATGCGCGACAGCGCGGCATACAGCGTGGTGGTCTTGCCGGAACCGGTGGGGCCGGTCACGAGGATGATCCCGTGCGGCTGCGTGATCAGGCTCAGGAAGCGCTGCAGCGTGTCGCCGGTCATGCCCACCGACTCGAGGCTGAGCTTGTTCTCGCTCTTGTCCAGCAGGCGCAGCACGGCGCGCTCGCCATGCGCGCTCGGCAGCGTCGACACGCGCACGTCCACCGCCCGCGTGCCGATGCGCAGCGAGATGCGGCCGTCCTGCGGCAGGCGCTTCTCCGCGATATCCAGGTCAGCCATGATCTTCAAGCGCGAGATCAGTGCCGCGTGCAGGGCGCGATTGGGCTGCACCACTTCGCGCAGCCGCCCGTCGACCCGGAAGCGCACGGACGAATGCCGCTCATAGGGCTCGATGTGGATGTCGCTGGCGCCGTCGCGCGCGGCCTGCGTGAGCAGCGCGTTGAGCATGCGGATGATCGGCGCGTCGTCGCTGGTCTCCAGCAGGTCTTCCACCGCCGGCAGCTCCTGCATGATGCGCGACAGGTCGGCGTCGTTCTGCACTTCGCTCACGACGGTGGCGGCGTTGGACTCGCCTTGCGCATAGGCGGCGCTGATGCGCTGCGCGAGGGCCGGCGGGTCCAGCTGCTGCACGCTGCGAACCTGGAACTTGCGCAGCACTTCGCTCCACGCCGATGGCGCGGGCGCACCCGCATGCCAGAGCGTCACCGCCTCGCCGTCGTCCTCCAGCAGCAGCTGGTGCGTGCGGGCGTAGCCGTACGGAAGGGGATAGCGCATCGCGTCAGCGTCCCGGGGGCGAAAATTCCTGCGACGTCGGCGGCGCCTGCACCGGCGCCGGCGTCGTCGGCTGGGTGTGGACCGGCGCCACCGGCGCGGAGTTGATCGGCGTCAGGATGCTGGGCACGGGCTGCGCGCCTTCCTGCTTGAGCCGCATCAGGTCGTAGCGATCCAGCGAGAGCTCGTCGGCCTGGGCCGCATCGCGCAGCACCACCGGCCGCAGGAACACCATCAGGTTGCTCTTGTTGCGGCTGCGGGTCTCGGCCTTGAACAGGTTGCCGAGCAAGGGGACGTCGCCCAGGCCGGGCACCTTCTGCTGGTTGCCGGCGTACTCGTCCTGCAGCAGGCCACCGAGCATGATGATCGCGCCGTCGTCCACCAGCACGTTCGACTCGATCGACCGCTTGTTGGTGATCAGGCCCGTCGCCGAATTGACCGAGGTCTGGTCGACGTTGGACACCTCCTGGAAGATCTGCATCTTCACGGTGCCGTTCTCGCTGATCTGCGGGCGCACGCGCAGCGTGATGCCGACGTCGCGCCGCTCGATGGTCTGGAACGGGTTCACTGCGCCGTTGGTCGCGCCGGTGTTGGTGAACTGGCCGGTGACGAAGGGCACGTTCTGGCCGATGACGATGCGCGCTTCCTCGTTGTCCAGCGTCAGCAGGTTGGGCGTCGACAGCACGTTGCCGTCGGCGTTGGACTCCAGGAACCGGGCCAGCGCGCCGAGCACGTAGTTGCTCCCGATCTTGCGCACCTGGCCGATGTTGATGCCGGGCGAGGGCAGCGTCGGCGACGTGGCGCCGCCGGGCTGCGTGGCGAGCGAGATGATGTTCTGGCCGCCGATGGTGAAGTTGGTGCCCAGCACGCCGACGCGGCTGCTGTTGGTGTCGCCCAGGATCGTCTGCCACTGCACGCCGAACTCGGCGGCCTTGTTCGCGTTCACTTCGACGATCAAGCTTTCGACGAACACCTGCGCGCGGCGCTGGTCCAGCCGGTCGATGACGGCGCGCAGCTGGCGGTACTGCGGCTCGGGCGCAGTGATGATCAGCGAGTTGGTCGCCGGGTCGGCCTGGATTTGGCCGCCGGTCTGCACCTGCGCCGCCGGTTGCGCAGCCGCCGCGGCGAGGTTGGACATGCCGCCCGTGCCCGACGTCCCGCCCGCCGCGACGGGGACCGTGTTCTGCGCCGCCGTCTGGAAGCCGCCACCCGCCACGTTCGCGCCCGGCCCGACGTTCGAACCGGTCTGCGGAATTGCCGCGAGAGCGGCGCGCAGCGTGGTCGCCAGGCGCGTCGCCTCCGCGTGCTTCAGGTAGACCACGTAGATGTTGCCGGCCGCGTTCTGCGACGTGGGCTGGTCGATGCGCTCGACGAGCGTGCGCACGAGGTTCAGGCGGGCGGGGTTCGCCGCGCGCACGATCAGGCTGTTGCTGCGCGGTTCCGCGACCACCGTCGTGCGGAACGACGTGTCCGCCTGTCCCTGGCCTGCAACCGGCGTGACGGGGCCACCGCCGGTGTCGACCAGCCGTTGCACGACGGGCGCGATGTCCGACGCCAGCGCGTTCTTCAGCGGGATCATCTCGACGTCCGTGGCGTTGGACGTGTCGAGCGCGGAGATGATGCGGCCGATGCGCTGCAGGTTGTCCGCGTAGTCGGTGATCACGAGCGAGTTGGTGCCCGGGTTCACGTTGATCGTGTTGTTCGGCGAGATCAGCGGCCGCAGGATCGGCACCAGGTTGTTCGCGGTCTCGTAGTTGAGGCGGAAGATCTGCGTCACCAGCTGCGAGCCCGAAGGCGGCGAGCCGATCGACACCACGCCGCCCTGCAGCTTGGCGTCGGCTTCCGGCACCACCTTGAGCAGGCCGCCCGCGTCGACGACGGTGAAGCCGGACAGGCGAAGCGTCGCGACGAACTGGTCGAACGCGCGCTGCGGCGGCACCGGCCGCTCCGTGTTCAGCGTCATGGTGCCCTTCACCCGCGGGTCGACGACGATGTTGCGGCCGGTGATCGCCGCCATCGTGCGCGCGACAGCCTCGATCTCGGCGTTGGCGAAGTTCAGGGTCACCGGCGCGCGGGAGGCACGCTGGGCCTGCGCCTGCGCGGCTCCGGCCGCGCCGAGGGCGGCGGCGGCCAGCAGGGACAACAAGGCAGGTCGGAAGTTCATGTCGTTCAGCCTATCGTGATGATGGAGCGCGCGCCCTGGCGGCGGCCGATGATGTTCAGCAGGTTCCCGAGCGCCGCCTCGCGGTCCGGCGCCGCGCTGGCTTCACCGGCGAAGCGCAGGCGGCCGCCCACCCACTGGCCCGAACCGCGCAATTGCAGCGGGCCATCGAGCGTGGTCAGTTGCAGGCCGGGCGCGGCGCCGCCGGCGAGAGAGACGCGATAGCTGCCCATCGGGCGCACCGTGGCCAGCCGCGATGCGACGTCGGCGGCGGTCAGTTCGGCCTGGCCGTCCACCGACAGCCGGCCCGCGATCCATTCCAGCGCCAGGCCGCGCGTCTGCAGGGCCAGGTCGCCTTCGATCTGCATCGTGTTCCAGGGTGTGCCCAGTCCCGTGAGCAAGGCGGCAGGCCAGGTGCTGTGGCCGTCGGCCACCTGCACCCGCGTGCGGTTCCAGCCCCAGGTGACGCGCCCCTGCAGCGGCTGCGGCGTGCAGCACGGGGCAGCGAAGCGAACGTTGACACCGGCCCAGGCCGGTGCCAGATGCCATTCCACGCGACCCGGGAGCGACACCGCGTCACTGCTGCCCGCACCGCCCGTCAACACGAGTTGCGCCGTTCCATTCCAGACCGTGCCGCGCGGCTCGACGAGCTGCACCTGCCCCTGCGTCGACGCTTGCACGCGCGATGCGAGCCAGCGTGCGGGTGCGAACACCACCGTGGCCAGAACGACGCCACACGCGAGGCCTGCCGCTGCCCAGCGCCAGGGCGCGCGCGGAATCGACAGGGGACGCTGCAGGCGTGCCACGGTGCTCTTCTTCGCCTCAGCGCGCCGGCAGCGCCAGCACGAGGGTGCCGTCCCAGCCGCCCGAGGCGCCACGGGTCAGGCGCACGTCGGTCGGCAGCACGCGAGCGTTGACGCGGGCCTGGCCGAGCCAGCCCGCCAGCGCGTCCGGCGGAGTGCCGGTGAGCGTGATCGTCACCCGCTCGCCGGCGACGCTGATGCGCGCGCTGGTGCCCAGTCGCTGGCGCACCGATTCCTCGATCGCACGCAAGGCTTCGTCGGGGCCGAGCTTGGGTTGCGACTGCAGCGTTCGCACCTGCTGCTGCAGCCCGCGCATGCGGCCCAGTTGTTCGTCCAGCGCGCGGTGTTGCGGCTCGGCCGAACGCAGCACCGCGAGCGCCGGCGCCACTGCCAGCCACCAGAGAAGGGCGAGGACGACGAGTGCGACGGCGCCAGTGACGAGCGTGCGTTCGCGCGCGGCCATGCCTTGCCAGCGTGCGCGAAGGGTGGACATGGCGCTCATGGCTGGCCCTCCGGGCGCACGGTCAAGGCGTCGCCCTGCACGGTGGCGACGTAGCCCTGGCGCCGCAAGGCCTGGATGACCGGCTGCGCCTCCGCGTCACCCTTCACGAGGCCACGCACGCGCAGCTCGCCTGCGCTGTATTCGAGGCCTGCCGGTGACTTGCCGGCCGGCACGGCGCCCGCGAGCGCGCCGAGCATCGCTTCGAGGTCGCGGCCGGACAGCCCGCCGGCCGACTGGCGCAGCTGCGCGAGGTTGCGCTCCATCTGCAGCGGCGCGTTCTCGGTGTACGTGATCTGCGGGAACGACTGCTTGAGGATCGTGCGCTGCTCTTCCTGCTTGCCGGCAAGCGCGCTGCGCTCCTTCCACGCCCAGGCGTTGAGGCCCACCAGCTGCACGAGGACCAGGGCAACCGCGCCCCAGCGAGCGGGCCGCCACTGCGGCGAGCGCAGCAGGTCGGCCCAGCCGACGGACAACTTCTTCAGCGTGCGTGCGCGGCCCGTGGTCGCGAATTCGAGTTGGGCGAGGTCCCATTTCGTGCGCGTCGCGGCGCGCAGGCGGTCCGATTGCGGCAGCAGCTGCGGCTGGTGCTGCAGCACCTGTTCGGCCGCGCTGGCCACCGCGGGTTCTGCCAGCACTTGCGTGTCCTCGGGCAGCGTGGGCAGCAAGGGCAGCGAGGCCGCCGCGAGCGGCAGGACCAACACGCCGTCGAAGCTGGTGCACACCAGCTGCGGATCCTCCGGCGTGCCGACGGCATAGAGCGCCGGCGTGCCTTCGGGCGTGAATTCCGGAACGATGCGGTTGGCGGGCCGGCCGGCCGCCTCGAGGACCTGCAGCGCGTCGCGCAACCACGCACGCTCGCAGGCGGCGACCCAGCTCTTGCCCTCCGCGGCGGCGCCGGGTGCAAGCGCGAGGTGCAGGTCGGCGGGATCGTCCAGCAGGCGATCTTCCAGCAGCCCCTCGAGGATGGCGCGCAGGCGCGGCGTTCGCGGGCCGGTGCCGCGAGGCAGGTCGACCAGATGCCACGACAGCTTCGAGGCGGGCACGACGGCGATCACCTCGCTGCCGGTGCCGCTGGGCGCCGGCAGCAGCGAAGCCTGCACGGGTTGCGCAAACGCACCCCGGCCGTCGGCGAGCAACGCGTGGAATTCGGTGCTCGACGTGGCGTTCGAGCGCGGCAAAAGGACGATGAGCGAACTCATGGAATCGGGCATTGTAGGAAGCGCGAAACCCAACCGTGGGTCATCGGCTCGTCGCCGGAGTCGCCGTGCCGAGCTGCGGAAGCGTCCGTTCGCGCCAGAGCGTGCGCACCTGGCGGGGACCGTCGCGCTGCACCAGCGAGCGCTCCTCGACCACGAGCTGGTCCAGCCGCAGCCGGCCGCGCACCTCGAAGAACTGCGAGTTGACGCCCAGCAGGGCACCGCTCGGCAGCTTGGGGATCTTTCGCAGGATGTCGGTCCCGGTACGGAACGGGGTGGCCGAGCGCATGGCCACCAGCTCCTGCGCGTCGGCGAGCGTGAATGAGTCGATCACCGCATACAACACCTCGGGCGGGGCCGTGTTGATGTTGACCTGCGTGGTGCGTGGCAAGAGCGTCACGTAGGGTTGCAGCGCGCTGACCGTCGCTTGGGAGATGCCGAGCCACGTGAGCTGGTCGACCTTGCGCGGCGCGAGCGGCGCCTGCGGCGCCGACTGGTTGTCGGTCGCGATGTCGCTGGCGAAGCGCAGGTTCTCGGCGAGCCGGTTCAGGTCCGACTGCGGCAGGCCGAGCAGCGAGAACAGGCGCTGGAAGCTGCGCATCCCCGCCTCGTTGACGCTGCCCCCGACGACCAGATTGCCAAGGTTGAGCAAGGCCTGCTGGTCGCTGATGGTCCCCGAGAGGAACACGTTTTCGGCGTCGGTGCCCGTGATGTCGCCGCCCGACCGGTCGGCGGCCAGGAACGTGGACAGGCGTGCCTCCTCGAGCGGAACTGCCCAGGGCTCGGAGAGGTGGTCGATGGTGGTGCTGTCCTCGCCCAGGATCAGGCGCGCCCAGTCCAGCGCACCGGTCAGCACCCAGCCGGCCTGGATGCGGGTGCGCTCGGCGTCCTCGACCTCCGCGTTGCGCCACTGCTGCCACATGGCGGTCGCGGCGAACGTGGCGACCAGCGTCACCGTGAGCATCGCCACGAGCAGCGCGGCCCCGCGTTGGTTGCGTTTCATGACCTGCCTCCGCCACGCGTCGGGTTGACCCAGTCCCGCGTGAGGTCGCCGGTGATGGCTTGCTGCGAGGCCAGCGTGAGCACGATGCGAACGCCGTCCGGGATTGCGCCCTTCTTCAATCCGGCCTCGACGGGCGGGGTGGGGCCGGATCCCGGAGTGGCCGGGGGCGTGACCTGCGTCGCATCGCTCGATTGCGGGTTGGTCCACGCATCGCGCCGGAAGAAGAAGACCTGCCAGTCCGCGAGACCGGCGACGGCCACTTCACTCGCCGTCCCGGCCACGGAATTGCCGGCCGCCCAGTCGTCGGCGCGGCGCCAGGCCGCGTCGAGGTCGCCACGCGTGGTCACCGGGGGGGACGCCCACCGCGTCCAGCGTGAACCCTCCGGGCCCACGCGCCGCGCCCACCCGACCACGACGACGCCCGCGGTGCCCCCGCCCGGCGACGCACGGGTCAGGCGCAGCACGCGGCCGTTCCAGTCGATCGCGGTGGACTGCGGCAACTCCACCATCGCATCGAGGTCGGCGTTCCACTGGTCCATGCCGACCTGGAGCGCCTGCACCTGGTCCTGCCGCTGCTGCATGCCTTCGTGCGCGCGCACCATGCCGTCGAGCCCGCGCCAGCTGAGGACGGCGACAAGCGCCATCACGAACAGCGCCACGAGCAGTTCGACCAGCGTGAAGCCGCGAATGCGCCGCATCAGTACCGCCCCACGATGGTGGACACGCGCAGCACCGGGTTGGCGGCGTCGAAGACCTGGGCGTCGACGCGGCGGAAGTTCGGGTTCGGCGTCGGTGCGACGGTGAGCGCCACCACGAAGTCCTGCTGGCCCTGGCGGCAACCCAGGCGCTGCTCGCCCACCGGCGGCATCTGGCGCGCGAGCCGCACGCGCACGAGTTCGTTCTCGGCGCACAACTGCGCCAGCAGCACGTCGGACTGCCGTTGTGCGTTGTTCGCCAGCGATTGCGTAGCCTGCATGCCGGCCGCGAGCGCGATCGCGACGATCGCCAGCGCGACGAGGACCTCGATCAGCGTGAAGCCGCGGGCGCGCGTCATGGCTGTCCGTCGCTCGCGACCGCGAACGGCCGCAGGCCGTCGGTCTCCACGCGCAGCGTGCGCTCCGGTGCGGTCGTGGAGCCGAGCACGACGGCTTGCCGCGGGATCACCGGCTCGGGCCCGAGCAGGACCGGGCCGCCCTGGACCAGCACCGTCGTGTCGCTCAACCACTGCTCCGGCAAGGTGCCGGCGCGCGCACCCTGGAAGCGGAAGCCGCCTTCGGCCGGTTGCCAGATGATGGCCACGCCGGCCGTGCGCGACTGCGCGCGCGCCGACTCGAACAGCGCGGACAGGCGCTGCGCCTCGCGTTCGAGTTGCGATGCCGCCGTGTCGCGCAGCGCGAAGCTCACGCCGGCGGTGGCGAAGGCGATGATCGCCACCACCACCAGCAACTCGATCAGGGTGAAGCCGCGCTGTAGCGGCAGGCGCATCACGACGCGGGGATGCCTATTGCCAGGACCCGATATCGGCATTGCGGCCCTCGCCGCCCTGCTGGCCGTCGGCGCCGAGCGACATCACGTCGACCTCGCCCTTCACGCCGGGGCTGAGGTATTGGTACGGCCGGCCCCACGGGTCGTTCGGCAGCTTCTCGAGGTACGGCTTCCAGTTCGGCGGCACGGGCGCCGCGGCGGGGCGGGTGACGAGCGCCTGCAGTCCCTGTTCGGCCGTCGGATAGCGCTGGTTGTCCAACTTGTAGTACTTCAGCGCCGTCATGATGTTGTTGACGTCGGTGCGCGCCGCGGTCACGCGCGCATCGTCGGCGCGGTCCAGGACGTTGGGCACGATCAGCGCGGCCAGCACGCCGATGATCACCAGCACCACCATCAGTTCGATGAGCGTGAAGCCGCGTTGCATGCGCCGGCGTGTGGAATTGAAGAGTTGCATTGGGTGATTCATGCGAAATCGATCAATGATAATGGCCGCATGGCAACGACGAGGGACGCGAACTGGACCGTGCGAGCGGCGACGTTCGTGCTGTGGGCTGCGGCCGCCGCCAGCGCGGTGTACTGGGGCTTGAAAGTGGGTGGCAGTTCGCGCGCCTCTGCGGCCCCGCCCGTGGCGGTCCGGCAGCCGGCGCCCGACGCCGCGGCGATCGCGCGCTTGCTCGGCCAGGGCGCCGGAGGGGCGACGTCGGTTGCGGCGGCGCCTGCTGCGTCCCGCTACCAGCTGGTGGGCGTCGTGTCGGACGCCAGCCGCCACGGCGCAGCGCTCATCATCGTCGAAGGACGTCCCGCCAAGCCGTACCGCGTCGGCGCGGTGGTCGACGAAGGCATCGTGCTGCAGTCGGTGGCGCCGCGTCGTGCGGTGCTGGCCAAAGCGGATGGGGGCGCCGAAGTCGCGACGCTCGAGATGCCGGCGCCCGGCGCCGCGCAACGCTGAGCGCTCAGCTGCGCAGGAACAACCGGTACACGGGGTTGTTCGTCTCTTCCACGTACGGATAGCCGAGGGTGTCCAGGAACGACCGGAATGCCGCGTCGTCGGCGTGCGGCACCTGCATGCCCACCAGGATGCGCCCATAGTCCGCGCCCTGGTTGCGGTAGTGGAACAGCGAGATGTTCCAGCTGGGCCGCATGTGCGAGAGGAAGCGCAGCAACGCGCCCGGCCGCTCGGGAAACACGATGCGCAGCAGGCGCTCGTCGTGCGCCAGTGGCGAGTGGCCGCCGACCATGTGCCGTACGTGTTCCTTGGCCAGTTCGTCGTGCGTGAGGTCCAGGGCCTCGAAGCCGTGGCGGGTGAACGTCGATGCGATGCGTGACGACTCGCCCTTGCCGTGCGTCGTCAGGCCGACGAACACGTGCGCCTGCCTGGCGTCGCTGATGCGGTAGTTGAATTCGGTGACGTTGCGCGCCCCGCCGGGCAGGGTGCCCACCAGTTCGCAGAAGCGACGGAAGCTGCCGCGCTCCTCGGGGATGGTGACGGCGAACAGCGCCTCGCGTTCCTCGCCGACCTCGGCCCGTTCCGCGACGAAGCGCAGGCGGTCGAAGTTCATGTTCGCGCCGCACAGGATGGCGGCGTAGGTCTCGCCACGTGTCTTGTGCTGTGCGACGTACTGCTTGATCGCCGCCACGGCGAGCGCGCCCGCGGGTTCGACGATGCTGCGCGTGTCGGCGAAGACGTCCTTGATGGCCGCGCACACGGCGTCGGTGTCCACGGTGATGAAGTCGTCGACGAGCTCGCGTGCGACGCGGAACGTCTCCTCGCCGACCAGCTTGACCGCCGTGCCGTCCGAGAACAGGCCGACGTCGGCCAGCTGCACGCGCTTCTTCGCCCGCACCGATTGCAGCATCGCGTCGGAATCGGCCATCTGCACGCCGATCACCTTCACGTCGGGCCGCACGGCCTTGATGTAGTTGGCCACGCCCGAGATCAGGCCGCCGCCGCCGACGGCGACGAACACCGCATGCAGCGGCCCTTGCTGCTGCCGCAGGATCTCCATCGCGATGGTCCCCTGGCCTGCAATCACTTCGGGGTCGTCGAATGGATGGATGAACGTCAGTCCGGCCTGGTCGCGCAGTTCGACGGCGTGCGTGTACGCGTCCGAGTAGCTGTCGCCATGCAGGACGACCTCGCCGCCGAGCGCGCGAACCGCGTCGACCTTCACGTGCGGCGTGGTGACGGGCATCACGATGGTGGCGTGCGAGCCCAGCCGGTGGGCCGCCATCGCGACGCCCTGCGCGTGGTTGCCCGCGGACGCGCAGATCACGCCGCGCTGCAGCTCGTCGGCGGACAGGTGCGCCATCTTGTTGTAGGCGCCGCGCAATTTGAAGCTGAAGACGGGCTGCTGGTCCTCGCGCTTGAGCAGCACCTTGTTGTGCAGCCGGCGGCTGAGCGCCTTGGCGGGCTCCAGCGGCGACTCGATGGCGACGTCGTAGACCTTGGCCGTCAGGATCTTCTTGAGGTAATCGGCGGGCTTCAGCGACTTCGTCATCGTCGGGAAATCATAGGCGGCGCTCGCCGCACGGTCGCGCTCGCGCAGATGGAAAAAGGCCCCCGGTCCTTGCGGGCCGGAGGCCGAATCCACCAAACGAGAGGTGGAGGAGACAAGCGGGGCACAGCGTCGTCGCTATGCTTGCCGCCAGTATAACGCCTGCTTGTTGCAATGCAGCAAGCAGGACAGGAAAGGACCTTGCGATGGAATGCACCGTCAGCTGGACCGGCGCCGCCGGGACCCGCTCCGCCATGGGATTCGTGGCCGAAACGGGAAGTGGGCATGTGCTCACAATGGACGGCGCGGTGGACGAGGCGCGCCCCGAGAACGGCGGGCGCAACCAGGCGCCGCGGCCCATGGAAACGGTTCTCGCCGGCACCGGCGGCTGCACCGCCTACGACGTCGTGCTGATCCTCAAGCGCGGACGACACGCGGTCACCGGTTGCACCGTCAAGCTGGAAGCCGACCGGGCCGGCGAGGACCCGAAGGTCTTCACGAAGATCCACATGCACTTCACCGTGACCGGGAAGGGCGTTCCCGCGCCGGCGGTGGAGCGGGCCGTGGCGATGAGCCATGAAAAGTACTGCTCGGCCACGGCGATGCTGGCGCGCACGGCCGAGATCACGACCAGTTTCGAGGTGCGCGAAGCCTGAATCAGACGTAGTGCGCGGTCGTCGTCATCACCTTGGCGGCGGCGCGCATCAGCGACTTCACCACGCCGGGCAACTCAGCGCCTCCGCGAGCCAACGCGGCAGCTGCGTGCGACGCCTCGTCCGCCTTCATCTGGATGACGATCGCGCGCGACGTGCCGTCCGCTGCGGGCAGCCGCTCGAGGTGCCCATCCAGGTGGGCTTCCACCTGGCGTTCCGTCTCGACGACGAACCCCAGGCTGACCCGGTCTCCGAGCCGTCCGGCCACCAGCCCGAGCGCGAACGCGCCCGCGTACCAGACGGGATTGAGCAGCGAAGGGCGCGACTGCAGGTCGTCGAGCCGAACCCGTGTCCAGGCCAGGTGATCCGTCTCCTCGCGAGCGGCGTGTTCGAAGTGGCGGCGCAGCGCTTCGTCACGGGTCGCGGCGGCCTGCGCCGTGTATAGCGCCTGCGCGCAGATTTCGCCCACATGGTTGACGCGCATCAGGGCAGCCGATTCGCGGCGCTCCACGGGAGTGAGCACTTTCTCTGGCCCGGATGCCGCGGGCGCCGGGCGGGTGGCGCGGGCCGGTGCGAAAAGGGTGCGAAGCGCGCTGTCGGCGGCGCCGAGAAGACGGTCCATGCGTGGAGTGTAGGGAGCCGTCCTTCGATCGTGGGTCGGGGGCCGTCGCCATCGAAAAATGGCCTGTTGCGCAGGTTCCACTCATCCATTGGGCCATGTTGCCCTTGTGCAACGAATCGCTGCCTGCGCGCCTAAATACTTTGCGTCGCGGGCGGCCCCTCTGGTGCAATAGCAACAACTTCCCAAAAGGAGGTTGGCCCGGGGATCTGGCGGGAGCACATGAGTGCCTGCATGACGTGAGCCCATCGCACCGGAGCCCTCTGTTTAACCTTGGAGAAACTCGCAATGAAGAAGACTCTGATTGCTCTGGCTGTGCTGGCCGCTGCCGGCGCCGCCTCTGCTCAGTCCTCCGTCACCATCTTCGGTGTCGTCGACGCCACGATCCAGCGCATCGACAACGGCACTGGCGGCGCGGTGACCCGCCTGCACAACTCCGGTGAGAGCAGCTCCCGCCTGGGCTTCCGCGGCGTGGAAGACCTGGGTGGTGGCATGTCCGCCCAGTTCTGGCTCGAAGCCGGCGTCAACAACGACGACGGCACCGGCCAAGCTGGCAGCGCCAACAACCAGTTCCTGGCTCCCGTCGCCCTCGACCCGACCTCCACGACGGCTCGCACCGTTGCCGCGTCCGGCGTGCGTCCTGGCCAGCAAGGCCTGATGTTCAACCGTCGTTCGACGGTGTCGCTGGCTGGTGGTTTCGGTGAGATCCGCCTCGGCCGTGACTACACCCCGCAGTTCTACAACCTGAACGTGTTCGACCCGTACGGCACCGTGGGTGTCGGCGCGCAGCTGCTGCTGAGCTCGGTGTCCCTGAACCCGACCTCGGTCCGCGCTTCGAACTCCATCGGCTACCTGCTGCCCAGCAACCTGGGTGGCATCTACGGCCAGGCGCAGTACTACCGTGGCGAGAACGTGTCGACGGCTGCGAACAGCGGCGACGGCAACGGCTGGGGCCTGCGCCTCGGTTACGCCGCTGGCCCGTTCAACGTGGCGATCGCGACGTCGCGCACGACGTACGGCACCGTGCCGGTCGCTGCTGCGACGGCATCGGCGCTCGCCACGCCGGCCACCGGCCAGGTCCTGGGCAACATCCGCCAGACCAACCTGGGTGGTTCGTTCGACTTCGGCGTCGCCAAGCTGATGGGCGTCGTGTCGCGCGACAGCATGAACTCCGCCGTCGGTTCCTTCGAAGGCCGTGGCTACATGATCGGTGCGACGATGCCGGTGGGCGCT includes the following:
- a CDS encoding porin, with protein sequence MKKTLIALAVLAAAGAASAQSSVTIFGVVDATIQRIDNGTGGAVTRLHNSGESSSRLGFRGVEDLGGGMSAQFWLEAGVNNDDGTGQAGSANNQFLAPVALDPTSTTARTVAASGVRPGQQGLMFNRRSTVSLAGGFGEIRLGRDYTPQFYNLNVFDPYGTVGVGAQLLLSSVSLNPTSVRASNSIGYLLPSNLGGIYGQAQYYRGENVSTAANSGDGNGWGLRLGYAAGPFNVAIATSRTTYGTVPVAAATASALATPATGQVLGNIRQTNLGGSFDFGVAKLMGVVSRDSMNSAVGSFEGRGYMIGATMPVGAGLIKASVAQYTTDIPTSGTDPRARKYALGYVHNLSKRTAIYTTYARVSNSNGVAGFASQPVTGGAGSPVLNGSSTGYDLGIRHSF
- the coq7 gene encoding 2-polyprenyl-3-methyl-6-methoxy-1,4-benzoquinone monooxygenase; this translates as MDRLLGAADSALRTLFAPARATRPAPAASGPEKVLTPVERRESAALMRVNHVGEICAQALYTAQAAATRDEALRRHFEHAAREETDHLAWTRVRLDDLQSRPSLLNPVWYAGAFALGLVAGRLGDRVSLGFVVETERQVEAHLDGHLERLPAADGTSRAIVIQMKADEASHAAAALARGGAELPGVVKSLMRAAAKVMTTTAHYV